GGGTTGAAGCGGTTGTCCGGTAGcgaatattttgaataaatagcCCGCCCACGGCGTTGGGAAATCATTCGCAAACCAGAGAACTATCCAGCAATATGAAGTATTTCCTAGTAGTCCTAGCAGTACTAGCACCCCTGACTGCAGCAGCCAGCCTGGGGGAGCAGAAGCCGAAGCCTAACGCCTTCGTCCAGTCCCTGAGGGACTTGCATCGGGGTCCACCAGTGGAGCCCTCAAAGACCAGAGCCAAGGTGGAGGAGCGTTGGATCGACCAGTGGCTGGACAATTTTGATGAGCAAAACAACGCAACTTGGAAGGACGTAAGTACTTTCAAAAAGTGTAATGACCAAACAATACTATCTTTGTCGTATCTTCCAGCGCATCTTCATCAACGAGCGCTACTTTGTCGACGGTTCCCCCATTTTCATTTACCTGGGCGGTGAATGGAAGATTTATCCCGATAGCATCACCTCTGGCCTCTGGAAGGACATTGCCAAGAAGCACAACGGCTCCCTCGTCTACACCGAACATCGTTTCTTTGGGGAGAGTATCCCAATAACGTTAGTACTCCTGCAGTTTTTTAAAGTAcatgtaaattaataaaaatacttatatttCAGCCCACTTTCTACTGAGAATCTGCAAAAGTACCAAAGCGTCGAGCAGGCCCTGGCCGATGTGATCACCGTTATTGAGACCCTGAAGGAGGAGGACAAGTATAAGAACTCCAAGGTAGTGGTCTCCGGCTGCTCCTACTCGGCCACCATGGCCGCCTGGATTCGTAAGCTCTATCCTGACACCATTAAGGGCAGCTGGGCCTCATCGGCTCCGATACTGGCCAAGGTGGACTTCAAGGACTACATGAAGGTTGTGGGCCAGGCGTACGCAACTCTTGGCGGACAATACTGCTACGATTTGATCGACAATGCCACCGCCTACTACGAGGATCTCTTCGACAATGGAAAGGGAAAGCAGGCTAAGAAGGAGCTAAATCTGTGTGACGAATTCGATGTTGACAGCGAGCAGGATCGCTGGCAGATATTCAGCACCATTGCCAATATCTTCGCCGGCATTGCCCAATACCAAAAGTGGGACTCTTAACATTAACAGATTATTGGGAATATTTATTACCCATTATTTCTAGGCCTGAGAAGTACGACCTGCCCCAGTACTGTTCGGTGCTGCGATCCTTCAGCGACGACGATTCCGTGGCCCTGTCCAAGTTTATCAACTGGAAAATCCACGAGCACTCTGGCGAGTGCATCAGTGCTACCTACAAAGGAGCTGTGGGCTACTATGAATGGTCCAAGGAAAACTACGAAGATAGTAAGCCTTCACTCTGTTTAAATCATTTCTGATGCTAACAGATAATTTTCTCTCTCCACAGGCGATCTGCCTTGGATCTTCCAGACCTGCAGCGAGTTCGGTTGGTTCCAATCTTCGGCCAGCAGCCAACAGCCCTTTGGATCCACTTTCCCGGCCACTCTGTACGAGGACACCTGCGAGGGTGTCTTCGGGTCCAAGTACGACTCGGCTGGTATCCACGCCAAGGTCAGGAATACCAACAAGGTGTTTGGTGGCCTGGACGTGAATGCCACCAATATCTACTTTGTGCAGGGTGAGTTGGATGGCTGGAGCAAGGTGGGCGCAGGAGTTGCCCAGGGAGCCACCATTATCCCATTGGCCTCCCACTGCCCCGACACGGCATCTATCAGCGCCTCCGACAGTGCCGAACTGGTGGCCTCTAAGAAGAAGCTTATCAAGCTGGTGGCCGAGTGGCTGGCCGATGAGTAGCTATAATTATGCCTATTATTGAAGTATTCTTAGCTTAGAAGTTTGTTGTTATATGGCTTAACCGACGCCTAAAAATgtaatcaataaatataataattattaataacatatatttgctttgaatttttaatctttttgAAAATACTCAACGCATCAACTTAATAAATGTTGACAATTCTACAAAGGttaactaattttattatcCTTTCTATAGTCTTTGAGATAATTTCATAAGTGGGCTAGGAAGTCTTCACTCTTAAATCCCACAAGTCCCCAATATAATTTACCCATTTCACCTTATGTCTGAGCTCTGAAGCAGCCACTTGTCCTTTGAACAATTTACAAATAACTCAAGTGGTGTCAATAATAACGATTGCCGTGAGTAACAAGAGATAAGTTTAATTACAGTGATCCCAAGACTAAAGAGAAAACAAGCGATGGCAAAActtgaacaaaataatcttACAAATTTCAAAAGTGGCTTCTACAGTTCCGAAATTTCATATTTCCAGCTCAAGGTATTTGCAAATATGAGGCCATAAAAACTGACAATTTATGTACGCCACAAATCCATCAAAATGTTTCAAAAGGTGTGACCACTCCGACAGTCGATCACGGACCTACTTAGGCAGCCCCTAAAAAGTATGGTAAAGGGAGTGCGGGGCGGAATAGGATGAAGAGCGGCCATCTACACCCAATGAATTGCACTAAATCCAGAAACGTGACGGGCATATCAAGATCGATAGACAGTTCAGCTTGCCAGCTACTGAAATACTTTGCATTGCTTtagaaaatatcataaatcTTGAGGCCCGAATCGAGTCACGTATTATAAGGCCCTGAACAGGCTCCAGCAAAGCATAGCCAATGAACAAGGCCAAGTCAAACTTTTCTATATGAAAATCTGCTTATAAATACTTGACATTAAGTACAATTAAATCGTAAAATTCGTATCATTTCAAATGTAACTGGTACAGTTTTCTCTGTCCCTCTTtgaaattctttttttaaacattaaacgCCGAAAGCCCGAAGAAATGCCAAAGTGTTGAGTTTTGGTCAAATTATTTCGGTATGCGGCAAAGACATGAACGGGAAATTCTTCACTTTTTGGTTGAACGTTCTCAAAGAAACCAGAAAGAGAAAAGATATTGAGGAAGGGAGACTGGGATTGGTTGGTGTTTCGAGAAATTTATATcgaaaagaaatacaaatttttgacATAATTTGGGAGATTGCGGAAATTGGCTGATGCTTAAAATGTGTGCATTCTGTATACCTGAGAGGAAGTGAGCAAATTGTTTTTTGATTTAAgcttcatatttatttatgttacgGGAgcgaaataatatatttcactttgcatgaccacattaaaaaataagaaacataTTCTAAAAATTGTGGGGTATctaatttactttaatatttaattttaaaagcatCGATTATTCCTCCTTTGGGTCACCTAGAATTTCAAAGCGCCTTTAACGTAGATGGGGAAAAATCAAGCCAAGCAGCAAGAATACCAGCATCGAATTAGTCAGAGCAGAACATAAACCCGAGAAAAAGAATGAAATGACAACCGCTGTGAGCCTGAGAACCTGGCTATAAAATGACAgaggagttggagctggaACCAAATTACTCTCGGCCAGGGTGCACAAATAACAAATCAAAACCGGTGACAAAATGATTTAGGAACCGGGCGAAAATGTTCACACGAAGCACCACAATTCAGAGCTGAGAGCTCAAGAAACCGAACCAGGCAGAGGAGATCGGACAGAAACGTTGAAATCAAACAAGAAGCAGCATTGGGGGGAGAAACATGCAAAGATTCTGTTCGATATTGAATCCTTTTGGCTGAGAATTCTTCTACGTGGTCGCCGGCCTCGGATTGGTGGGTCTTATTGTTACGCGGCGATAAAGATCACACGAGTAAATCATGGTCTGCCGCCACTCACTACCAGCTCATCCCCATCCGCATCCCAGCCCCTCTGTCCAAGATCTGGCCTTGACTGCCGCAATGCATGAACAAGTAGTTGAGCAAATGGATACAAGAGCCACACAGGGTTTTCCATGTTGCGCCCGCCTTTGGGATCCGTCATTAGGTTCAAGACAATGAGCAAGGAATTTTGGTTTAATAATGGATAAGCTAAATATCACCCGGAATTCTGTCCATAATTCTTAAAGCCAACAATTATCTACAAGTCGAAGAAGAGCGCGGAAAGTTTTAGGCAGGTTATTAGTCTTGTCAACCTACAATTCAAAGCTGTAAAACTTTTGGCAAGTCTCAACCAGAGGTGTTTTTAAAAGAGCTGAAAGAGATACCTTCAACCGAGAACACTCAACCGAAGATCAACAACAAAGAAAGAGAATGATTCTATTAAAGTGTGTCGTCTAAAATATtagaattttagtttaaatgtAACCCTTAAAAAGGTATATAAAGTGAGTCTTACAGAGTCCCACCTTGAGAACTCTATTGGGATTTTTAGAGAATTTTGTACTTGTTTATTTGCATATAGTGAAAAATGCCACATTTGCcacatttctttaattttacaataaaaaatgtatattgaaAATCAATATTAACGTCTTTTTACTCCTGAAAActaatgaatataaaaaaaaattatataatatagttaTTCTAAGAAGATACAGTGTGAAAACAAAGCTTTTACAATCAATTTTTCATGcaattttaactaaaaacagcactattttcccattttttatatgtaaacTAAAAAGATTCGTgatctaattaaaaaaaaaacattaaaatttagttaaaatgACAACCTGTTAAAGTAACCGAAGTTTCATGAATTTATCtcaaaaaatttctaaatCGTTCCTATAAAAGCTATACAATTTCCTGATCCAGTATCTTGGTATGATCTTAAATGTTCAGAGTTATTAATTTTGGCTAAGATAAGTGATCAGCTGGACAACCCCAAAGGGTTTTCAGAGATGTTTGTTCAACtgttatttatgtatgtatatttcgGAGAACCGCCAGCTGCTTTAATGatcgtatttaaaatatgaaagtatttctataaaatagtcctcgattattattattcgcTTGACTTAGACAACCTCCGATGATCTGCTTAAATTACTGAACTCGCACATTATCGTAGACTTTTACGATATCTTCGTCCTGCTTGAGTCGTTTGAGAAATTCCTGGTAGCGCTTCATTTGACGGTCGGTCAAGTTGACCATCGGCTTGTTTGGGCAATACCCCAGTTCGGTGTGGACTATCTTGTAGCCACAGTGCCTCAGTTTGGCCGTTGCCTCTCGCAGGTCATTGGGCTGACACTTGAACAAAACGTCCTTCTTTTCAAAATCTGTGATGCGGCTGTCAGTAGCTTTGCACCACAATGCATCTGTGCACACTGTTTGTTGAAAGTCAGAGGGACTCCACAGTGACTTGGGAAAATTGGCCTGGATTAGGCCTGTTTCCGTAAGTAGGTGACGGTTGAAAAGGCGAGATTTGTATTGCCGAAGGAAGTTGGCCAAGCGCAGCTTCACTGCCTTGAGGTCATTAGTCCTGACCTTGCAAACCATTGCCACCAGTTGTCGACCGTAGTCTATGTGAAGCGAATAGGTGTCGTATTCGCGCTCGTACAGCTCACACTCTCTCAAGATACGCTGAACCTGACTGTAGGGCAGCTGTAAGGGCGAAAGTTGAGCCCGAAGCTCGAAATTCTTCTCGGGATCGATGGAACCTCCGCCACGATGCACTGCCAGCCGCAGCCTATGGGCCAGTCGCACCTCATCTGGTGTATCCTGGTCGAATGGGATCTGCTTTGTGCTCGATGGTGTGATGTAATTGAAGGACTTACTCGAGCTTCTGCTCACAATAATCGGAGCCCATCGCACTCTCTTCACGATCGCTGCCTCCGGTTCATCTGACATCTCCAGATCCAAGCCATTGCGCTTGTCGTTTTCCAGCTTTTTAGAATCGCTGCAGATTATCGCCGGTCTCGGTAATGAGGGATTCATGCTGGCCTTCAGCTTAGTAAGTTTGTTAGGAAGTATTTTGTCCGCGGTTTCTAAGTCGTGCTTGTATGAcattttgcttaatttttcaaatttttaacaagaaattTTGTGTTCAGCACGGCCaggttttgtttaattttatcagTAAAAAgtatttgtaaaaaatgttGACTATCAGGCCTGCTACGGTAATCataaacgagaaattggtgctccggttttcgaaaacgaaagattatttcgatttgaaaaacgggctcCTTTATCTGATtggaataaaaactaaatgtttttttttatagaaatcagatcttatttactaaaggaaaaaaatagtttactcagtggtctattgatgtttattccacaccactacaagatcattctggcccGTAggtattttctaaaaaaattatttctgaccccacctcagatatGACCAACCAATTTTTCGCAAAAAGTTTTCGCCAAGgctgccatattgttggtggaacgaaacagccaggtaaaaatacttataaaatataagagaattcattaaaaacattaaaggaGGGTCAAAgatgttgtttataaataatgttttttaatcTAATTACTTAAGTGGTCGAAATTGACTAAAAAAGtaattgagaccaccggaaaaCTTTCTAGATTTTCTCAACTCCAGCAATTTTTGCCTCATCCTGGCTTCGAAACaagcaattgtaaatataaaaggcaTTTCTTCACGTTGTTTGGTTTTGACCAAAAAGACAAGTCAGCTGTTTGAGCAGCAGGAAACGATGAAAGCGATACATAGCAAAAATTAAGCGAGAACCCGAGCAGCTatggtaaaaaataaatcgaacTATTTCGCCCAAAtcggggggaaaaaaatacGATAACCGGAGCAGACCAGAATAATTAGATATTAATTAATGAAtgaactatataatatatcatGGATTGAATATCGAGCGGTAAAtacttgaaatatatatgataaAAATCTCTTATTCAAAATCGAAATTATcataaagttaaaaatatcgataatatcAAAAAGTTTGATGTatcgaaaattgaaatattggAAAATATAGCACTTAACATTAAAAGAAACGATATTGCTTtaaagatatatgtatatcgaattatgaatatataaatatgactATTGCAAGGCTATATATGAACTTAATTCATATCGTCTTTGTCGCCACATATACAGAAttgatatatcaaaatttGTTACTCCTTAGCTATTATCTTTGTATataaaccttaaaatattgtaGAGATTTTGTgtcttatttcttttttaatttcattgctcttataaatatatatttgtaaaatagaCTCACCGTATCTGCGGCTGTTAGATTAATGCCCAATCCTCCGGCTCTCGTGGACAGCAGGAAAACAAATATATCGGCTCTGGTTTGGAAATCGGCAACCATATCGCGACGAGCTGAGATTTTGCTGGAGCCATCCAATCGCATGTATCGATGCTTGCGATGCCACATATACTCCTATGAATAAAGGTGACAAAATCAGTTAAGAGTGAAGATTAAATGCCCTCAATCTCTCACCTCTAGCAGATCGATCATCTTGGTCATTTGCGAGTAGATGAGCACACGATGACCGTTCGCTTTCAGGCGAGTCAACAGTGTGTCCAGCACAAAAAGTTTGCCGGCGTCCGTGATCAACGTTTCCTTGTCGGGCACAACAATCGAGGACCAACCTCTGCGGGGCTTGCACAGGGCCAAGCCGTTGGAGACGAGCTCCCTGCCCAGGCTATTCTCACACTGATCGTGTCGGATCTGTGTCCAGGCAGCAGCGCGGCTATCACAGCTACAACAGAAGATGACAAATGAAATGCACCTCAATTAAGAGAGAAACCAAAACTATAAGTTTTCCACTCACTATAAATGCCTGTCCACCGCCTGTACCTTTTGGCCCAAGTCATAAAGGAGGCGGGGCATGGAGAGGGGTTCACATCGATAGCTCCTGGGCTTCCTGGGGCGATGGGCAAACTCGGGCAGTAGCAGGAGAGTGGTGACCTTCACATCGCTCTTGGCATTCGATTTCGTTTGCACCTCCACAGACTCGatctccagctcctgcttgGCCTCCTCAGCCATATCCTCGATGCCCGATGAGGAGTTTTGCTGCAGTATCTTGGAGCGAATAACGCGATGCTCGATGGTTTCCTGCATGTTATAGGTGAAGTAGTCGCCGAAGGCATAGACGCTGCTCTCATTAGTCGTCTGAAAGGGGTAAGGGGGTCATTAGTTTGAACCATTCATTGTATTATCCTCTCACCATCGCTGTGAAGACAAAGTTCCTGAGCACACAGTCGGTGAGCATAAAGTCCGGTATCAGTTTATTTTCTAGCATCGGCTCCAGGAGTTGATATCTGCTGGCGCGTTGTTTTTTCCACCAAAAGCGACGATAGGCCAGAAGTGGATACTTCTCTAGCACCCGGTGGAAATGTAAGAGGCTgcgaatttatattaaaagtgTAATTGCATTCCTGTTTAAATGAGAATAAGGTATTACTCACAAAGCAATCAGCCCGTTGAGGGTAACGTCCACCATATCGCCCACAGATAAATCGCACAAGCGGGTGAATCCAAAGCAACTGTCCACATTTACATCCTCAAACAGCGACCTTTGCATGTACTCGGATTTAAAGATGTTAAACCTGGCgaaagaaatatacaaaataattaatcagtaaTAAATGAATACCAATGCTTGCAAAAGTTTTCAAAGTGCGAAACCTATTCAAAATGGTATTAGAAAAACCTCTTGGGTCGTCCCCCATCAATTTGATCTCGGTCAAAGTGCTTCTTTGAAGCCGTTTCAGAAGAGAGAGTTTCTTTCAGTTGCGCTCTCACAAAGTTTCGTATTTCGTTTCTCTTAATACAATTAAGTGCAAATAAAACTAGAAAGAAAGCTGActttggcacgccgaagtttgtatacctttgcagCTACattatatagtcgtccgatcccgTTTCGACTTATGTAGATAGGAGGGAGAGTAGTCAGAAACTATTTGCAAACTTTCGTTCaaacagacggacggacatggctagatcaactcggctgttgatgcttaTCAAGAAATATATGCACCTATTGTAGAGCAGGTGCCGTCGACTTGGCAACGATCTGTGAAGCAATCCGTTCTCGAAAACCAATCTGGGCATCGTATACTCCGCACAGCGCATGAAGAACGGGCTCCTGGCATCCCGCCGTTCGAAGAGCTCCGGATGATTGCACACCTTGCGGAACTGCATGACCAGGTTCATCAGGTTCGAGGCCGAGGAGGAAGACGAGGTGGCAGTGGAACTGCCGCTGGTCAGGTGAAGGAGGTCTTCGATCCTGATCTTTTGCTTCAGAGCCCGGTACAGCAGTTTTTGACGAATGGTCAGCGGACAGTAGACCATGATCTCGATCTTGTCGGACAGTTCGTTCTCCACATCCTTTTTAATGCGCCGCAGCATAAAGGGCTTAAGTATCATGTGGAGTCTGGAGATTTGCTTCTCATCAATGCCCGTTTTGTTCTCCGCATGCGATTCGATGTCCTTGGAGAACCACTCGTTGAACTCGTCGTGGGAATCGAACAGGGTGGGCATAATGAAGTGCAGCAGAGCCCACAGCTCCGCCATGCTGTTCTGGATGGGAGTGCCGCTGAGGAGCAGCCGATTGCGACAGCTGAAGCCCAGGAGCAGCTTCCACCGTTGCGAGGCGGCGCTCTTGATGGCCTGCGCCTCGTCCAAGACCATGTACTGCCACTTGATTCGGTTGAAGTACTTGTAGTCGCTGACCACCAGCTGGTAGGAGGTGATCACCACATGGAAGCTGGCGTCGCGGGTGTGCAAGTGCTTTTGGTCCCAGAACTGTCGGAGGATCTTCCGCTCGCCGGGGGATCCCCAGTAGGGGACCACATTGAAATCGGGCACGAATCTGGACATTTCCTGCTGCCAGTTGTGGAGCGTGGAGGCGGGGGAGATCACTAGGAAAGGTCCCCACACCCCGTAGTGCTCGGCTATGTGGCAGAGGAATGCGATCGACTGGACTGTCTTGCCCAGACCCATTTCGTCTGCCAGGATGCCGCTGATTCCCTGGTCGTAGATGTTGGCTAGCCAGGTCATTCCCTTGATCTGGTAGCCCTTGAGGGTTCCCTTGAACATCTTTGGTTGCGGTAGATCCTTCATCTCCGGCCGGGCTTCTGGCTTTGAATCTGGGAGCTCTTCCTGCTCCCCGTCGtcttcgtcctcctcctcctctttttTTACAAACACGTCGAATGCTCTGGTCTTGTCCAGATCCCTTTGCATGGCCGCTTCCGCGTGCTCCTGGGCCAGCAGCTTCATTTCCCCAGCGTCATAGTCATCCTGCCCCGCCAGACGGGCATTGGTTTCCTCGTCCAGCTGGCTGAGAATCCTCAGCTGATCCTCCTCGCTGCCCTGGCCCAGTTTCTTGGACATGAAGTGAGCGTACAACTCAGTTTGGGTGATCAGGAAGTTGAGCTTGCGCTGCTGGCGCTTCACCTCTATGAGCTCCACGTCCTGCTTGCgctgctcctccgcctcgCGCTCTTGCTTTCGCCGCTGATCCCGCTCCACGCGCTCATAGCGCTTCCAGTAGGCGAGCATTTCCCTGGTGAGGCGCTTGGCCCGCCACACGGTCTCCTTCATGATCCGCTGGGAGTTGAGGGCGCGCTGTCGCACTACCTTGGCACACATTCCAGCCACCCGCTTGCAATTGGCCAGCATCTCCTTGTGATTGTTACTCTTGATGCGCTGCAGGCGGCCAGTCTCCTTCTTTGACATAATCTGCCAAATGCGGCGACGGCGGGCGGCCAAGGCAGCGGGATTCTTTCGCTTTCGCCTGACTTTGGTCACCTGACCCTCGGCGCCGCCGACCAcgtccacctcctcctcgatTTCCTCCTCTTCCGGGTAGTCGAGAGCCAAGCTCGCCAGCTCTCGCTTGTAATCCACCTCGCCACCGTCCTCGTCTTCGTCATCGTTGGTGGGCAGCGTGTCACCAAAGGTGTATTTTCCCAGCTCGGAGGGTGGCACCTCCCCGGACTCTGGGGATCCGATGGTATTCCGCTTCTTGCGTCCCCTCTTTCGTTGCTTGGGTGTCTTGGGACCAGCCTGCGCCTCGGCCAAACGGGCCATGAGAATCTCCTGCTTGGTGCGGCGTCGTCGCTTGCGCACTCCAGCGGTGGCCTGCTGGCGCTCGGCGAAGACGTCGTGGTTGGACAGAAGGCCACTGCCGTAGTAAGCGTACTGGGCATTCTACAGAGTAAGAGCAgagtttaaatattgttttgctTATATTTCCGTCACTCACCGTGGCCTTTTTGTAGTAGTTCTTCCGCTGACGCTGCTCCCTTATGTGCTCCCTCAAGAGCTGGTGCACATACTCATCCTCCGTAATGGTGGGGTCATCGCTTTCCGTGTCGCTCAGCAGGAGATCGTACAGCCACTCCCGATCGCTGGTCAGGTCGTTGAAGTTATATAGCTGGGCCTTCACACTCTGTCGTTCTGAAGACTTGAAGGTTAGCCAAAGTCCTTACTTGCTTCCGGCAGCCACTCACCTTCCTTGCTGCCCAGCAGACGATGTTTGCTCCTGCCGGACCGCCTCTGCTTGACCACGCCCACCGTGGAGAGGTCGTCGGAGTCCTCTGTCTCCGGTTCCCTTTTAAACTCCCTCTCCTCGGCGCTGTCCTCGTTGCTACTCAGCGGTCTCCGCAGGGCCCTCTTGGTCATGTCCATGAAGGGGCGCATGTTGAGGGCCGCCTCCAATCGCTGGATGTGCAGCGGCTCCGCGTTGGCGCGAGGCCGCGTCAGGGGCTGCAGCACGGGCTTAATGTCCATGCTGGAGCTTGTTTATTTCAGCTTTTAAGTGTAATTATCACGTAATTTGGAAATTCGTTCGGCGTGCGTCGAGGTAAACAACAGTGTGACCGCACCGCGAGCGGCTAAAAAATACCAAAGTAAACCAGTTACAGTGGGCAAAAGTTGAAGCCTAGAAAACTAGGAACTAGGAACTAGATGCAAACATAATTCTTTACAAATTGCAGTTTAAAACCGGAATTTCAGCATGTGTCCGGTTGTAGACTTTTGTAGGCTAGTCCGGTGGGTACTTATAGCTGATATGCTCACTCTCGCCGGCTATCTATGCCATCTCTATCAGAGTTTCAGTGTTATCCAACACTGGTGTGCTCTGGTTCACCAgctgttatttttgttattcttttgttttgattttgtcGTGAAATTAAGTTgccaaaataaattcaattcaactaaaaaacataatttaacATACATAATTTGTTATGTCTTGGTCCAGCGGTCTGATAAAGGAAATTTTAAATCCTAACAACTTGATTATTTCATCGGAACTCGGCGTGGTCATCGCGGACAAGTATCCCAAGGCGCAGCACCACTACTTGGTGCTCCCGTTGGCCGATATTCCCAGCATCTTCCAGGTGAACTAGTAGTTATACCCCCAAAATCGTATCCATTTAATAGGCATTACATTTTTAAGCTGAATCGAAGTCATCTGCCTCTGCTGGAGGAGCTGCATCTGTTGGCCAGGAACGTGGTTGAGGTAAAGGGAGCCCGCTGGACGGACTTCCAGGTGGGGTTCCATGCGGAGCCTAGCATGCAGAGGCTTCACTTGCATGTCATCTCCACGGATTTTGTATCGCCAACCCTGAAGACAAAGAAGCACTGGAACTCTTTCAACACGGAGTTATTTGTGCCCTACGAAAGTAAGAATACCTTGGGAAACACCAAGGAGTTATTTCAATAGAACGTACACTGGGACGATAATAAAATTCCTTAGGCTACGAATGACAGATTATTCACTATATCGATATTCTATCAATATTTGTCGTGAAgtcaatata
Above is a genomic segment from Drosophila kikkawai strain 14028-0561.14 chromosome 3R, DkikHiC1v2, whole genome shotgun sequence containing:
- the Ino80 gene encoding chromatin-remodeling ATPase INO80 isoform X1; the protein is MDIKPVLQPLTRPRANAEPLHIQRLEAALNMRPFMDMTKRALRRPLSSNEDSAEEREFKREPETEDSDDLSTVGVVKQRRSGRSKHRLLGSKEERQSVKAQLYNFNDLTSDREWLYDLLLSDTESDDPTITEDEYVHQLLREHIREQRQRKNYYKKATNAQYAYYGSGLLSNHDVFAERQQATAGVRKRRRRTKQEILMARLAEAQAGPKTPKQRKRGRKKRNTIGSPESGEVPPSELGKYTFGDTLPTNDDEDEDGGEVDYKRELASLALDYPEEEEIEEEVDVVGGAEGQVTKVRRKRKNPAALAARRRRIWQIMSKKETGRLQRIKSNNHKEMLANCKRVAGMCAKVVRQRALNSQRIMKETVWRAKRLTREMLAYWKRYERVERDQRRKQEREAEEQRKQDVELIEVKRQQRKLNFLITQTELYAHFMSKKLGQGSEEDQLRILSQLDEETNARLAGQDDYDAGEMKLLAQEHAEAAMQRDLDKTRAFDVFVKKEEEEDEDDGEQEELPDSKPEARPEMKDLPQPKMFKGTLKGYQIKGMTWLANIYDQGISGILADEMGLGKTVQSIAFLCHIAEHYGVWGPFLVISPASTLHNWQQEMSRFVPDFNVVPYWGSPGERKILRQFWDQKHLHTRDASFHVVITSYQLVVSDYKYFNRIKWQYMVLDEAQAIKSAASQRWKLLLGFSCRNRLLLSGTPIQNSMAELWALLHFIMPTLFDSHDEFNEWFSKDIESHAENKTGIDEKQISRLHMILKPFMLRRIKKDVENELSDKIEIMVYCPLTIRQKLLYRALKQKIRIEDLLHLTSGSSTATSSSSSASNLMNLVMQFRKVCNHPELFERRDARSPFFMRCAEYTMPRLVFENGLLHRSLPSRRHLLYNRFNIFKSEYMQRSLFEDVNVDSCFGFTRLCDLSVGDMVDVTLNGLIAFLLHFHRVLEKYPLLAYRRFWWKKQRASRYQLLEPMLENKLIPDFMLTDCVLRNFVFTAMTTNESSVYAFGDYFTYNMQETIEHRVIRSKILQQNSSSGIEDMAEEAKQELEIESVEVQTKSNAKSDVKVTTLLLLPEFAHRPRKPRSYRCEPLSMPRLLYDLGQKVQAVDRHLYCDSRAAAWTQIRHDQCENSLGRELVSNGLALCKPRRGWSSIVVPDKETLITDAGKLFVLDTLLTRLKANGHRVLIYSQMTKMIDLLEEYMWHRKHRYMRLDGSSKISARRDMVADFQTRADIFVFLLSTRAGGLGINLTAADTVIFYDSDWNPTVDQQAMDRAHRLGQTKQVTVYRLICKGTIEERILQRAREKSEIQRMVISGGNFKPDTLKPKEVVSLLLDDEEIEMKYRQEAKLQSSSPIPAETQGERKRRHPNKDVNMGGTTTPAATATLRDLDDDVASCSSAAKRLKPDPDEDLIDVGIQSSASSVGTDSNHPTLSQETYVPGATSVQHMDNDSDNEALVVDGDSPTLMGQNESMNFLGDLSGISPMRRRHHPRGTKRGRPRGSTRRGGGHGSNQRVLTPTQTQAATTTLTPPAAGTGTGTGGGTSSPQPKQEVSGGGESAGVAVYEEEFTTSPVSSAHSPGMSGKRGPGRPRSKTSTPISRGIRGAPRTRRPVGPLLVPLGRSPEATPPSSSPATSRAASPSAGPHGGGGIE